The DNA segment AAAATCTTATTGACGCATTACGCTGTTTACCCGGTGTTGGCCCGAAATCTGCACAACGAATGGCCTATCATTTATTGCAACGAGATCGCAGCGGTGGAATGGATCTGGCGCGCGCATTAACCGCCGCAATGTCGCAAATTGGCCATTGCGAACAGTGCCGAACTTTTACGGAAGAAGAAGTTTGCACCATTTGCAATAATCCACGCCGTCAAAACACAGGCTTGCTTTGTGTGGTAGAGCAGCCTTCCGACATTCAAGCCATTGAACAAACAGGGCAATTTTCAGGGCGTTATTTTGTCTTAATGGGGCATCTTTCCCCGTTAGACGGCATTGGGCCAAGAGAAATCGGCTTAGATTTACTAAACAGACGCCTACAAAATGAAGCCTTTCGTGAAGTGATTCTTGCCACCAACCCAACGGTGGAAGGCGAAGCAACCGCCAATTACATCGCGGAACTTTGTATGCAACAAAATATCAAAGTAACCCGCATTGCGCACGGCATTCCTGTCGGCGGCGAGTTAGAAACCGTGGATAGCAACACCCTCGGGCATTCTTTCTCAGGGCGGAGAGAGATTCAGTATTAGGAAAATAGATATTTTTATCTACGATGCCCAAGAAAAATAACAGAAAAAGCACCGCACTTTAAAAATAATGCCCTTATAATAGGGCATCATTTTTATGTCTTAATTTTTATTCTTTAGCACTTTAATAGCAGCATAAAAAATCACAATCAAAAAGAAATAGAAAATATTTCCTGAGTTATGGCTAAAGAAACTTTGTGAAAAATTATAAAACATTGTAGATATAACGTGAATGATCCCCAAACTAGAAAGGCATAATAGTTCTGGATTATCTGTTTTTAAGTTGCTAATAAAAAAGCGTAAAGGAACAATAAAAACAAATAATAAGGCTATAAGTCCAATTAGCCCTTTTTTTACTGTATCATCAATAAATTGATTGTGGTTATGCACGAAACTTGCTGCATATTCACTAATAATGCCTTCTTTTGCAAGTTCTTGTTTTTTGTCGTAAATACCTTGTTTGCCCCAACCTAAAATAGGTTTTTCTTGAATCGCAATCCAAGAGGCTTTCCACATATCGAAACGTGCACCAACAGAAGTAGAAGTGTTTTCGCTACTCACATATTGCGTAATATCTGCTTTAGCCGCATTGATGCGATCAATAATGCCTCCCGTGTTGGTGAGAGAAACAATAACAACAAATGTTGAAATTGCAGAAAATAGGATAGGAAAGAAATATTTAGGCAGTTTTTTGCGATAAATATATAAGGTGAAAGCCAGTATAAATGGTACACCAATCCAGCCACCACGAGCTGTGGATAAAATGCTTCCTAACATTCCCATTAATGCGCAGAATAATATGAATAGGGCAAATTTCTTATTTTTATTTGTCCAAAAATATAGACTAATACAAATTGAAAAAACACCTAAGCTCATAGCCATATCACCACCTTGAATATGCATAACATTACTATATGCTTGTTCATACCCAAGATAAAAACGCTGAATAAGTGCAATAACTCCAGCTAATAAGGCAGAGAAAGGAATAACTTTTATTAAAATATGAAAGCTAAGTTTGTAATTAACTAATAATGGAATGATTGGTAAGAATAGCAAAATGCGACTAGGATTATCTAATTCGTTTAATTTTCCGTGATGGAATAATACAGAAAATGCAAGTGTTGCAAAGTAGAAAAGATAACTGAACGCTAATGTCTTTTGTTCGTTATTAAATTTAAAGATATTTTTTCTTTCTTTACTTGTTATAAAAAGAATCAGTGCTGCTAAAATGAGTAAGGCGGGAGCAATGTTATAGCTACGCTTAAAAAGAAAGATGGATAAAAAATAAATTGAAACAGCAGTGTTTACAAATAAATAACCAAAAGAATAACGTTTATTAAGCATAAATCATAACCCAAATGAAAAATTCTGGGTTTAAGTATGCGTGAAAATGGTTAAGATTGCTAGTGCTGCGGTAAAAATTAGGCTGACGTTGTGTCAGCCTTAAGTTTATCTCAAAAACGCAGGAATATTTTTCTCATATTCTGCAATGGCGTTTTCGTGTTGGAGGGTGAGTCCGATGTTGTCTAAGCCATTTAATAGGCAGTGGCGGCGGAATTCGTCTAGTTCAAAGGGGTAGACTTTTTCACCTACGGTTACGGTCATTTTTTCTAAGTCTACATCAATGCTCGCCCCTTGATTTGCCCACACCCATTGGAAGATTTCTTCGATTTCTTCTTCGCTTAAACGGATGGGTAACATATGGTTGTTCAAGCTGTTGTTATAGAAAATATCCGCAAAACTTGGGGCGATCATCACTTTGAAACCATAATCTGCCAATGCCCAAGGGGCGTGTTCGCGAGATGAGCCGCAGCCAAGATTTTTGCGTGCCAATAAAATGCTTGCCCCTTGATATTGCGGGTAGTTCAGCACAAAATCAGGATTAGGCTGCGTGCCTGCTGCATCGAGATAACGCCATTCGTGGAATAAATGCTTGCCAAACCCTACGCGGGTGATGGCTTGCAAAAATTGTTTTGGAATAATGGCATCGGTATCCACATTTGCCACATCTAAAGGCACGACAATGCCTGAATGCTGTTTAAAGCCTGCCATAATTTCTCCTTAAAGTAATTCCACTTGACGAATATCAACAAATTTGCCGAACACTGCCGCCGCCGCTGCCATTGCGGGGCTGACTAAATGCGTCCGTCCGTTACGCCCTTGGCGACCTTCAAAGTTACGGTTACTGGTGGAAGCACAACGTTCCCATTCGCCTAATTGGTCATCATTCATTCCTAAACACATTGAACAGCCCGGGTTACGCCATTGCGCTCCTGCTTCAATAAAAATTTTATCTAAGCCTTCTTTTTCCGCTTGCTCTTTAACTAAGCCTGAACCCGGTACAACTAGCACCCGTTTCACATTTTCAGCCACTTTGCGTCCTTTCATTACCGCTGCTGCCGCACGCAAATCTTCAATGCGGGAGTTGGTACAAGAGCCGATAAACACTTGATCTACAGGCACTTGGGTTAAATCGGTGTTGGCGGCTAAGCCAATGTAAGCCAAGGCTTTTTCGGCAGAAGCACGAACCACAGGATCATTCATTTCAGCGGGATTTGGCACGGTTTGATCAATGCCGATCACTTGCCCTGGGTTCGTTCCCCAAGTTACCTGTGGTGAAATGTCTTTCGCGTCTAATACGATCACTGTGTCAAATTCTGCGTCCTCATCGGTTTTCAAGGTTTTCCAATAAGCTACCGCATCGTCCCAATCTTTGCCTTTCGGGGCATAAGGGCGACCTTTCAAGTATTCAAATGTCGTTTCATCTGGTGCGATTAATCCTGCTTTTGCACCAAGTTCAATGGCCATATTGCAAACGGTCATTCTTCCTTCCATAGAAAGATCACGAATGGCTTCACCGCAAAATTCTACAACGTGTCCTGTGCCACCTGCCATTGTGGTTTTGCCGATAATAGCAAGCACTATGTCTTTTGCCGTAATCCCTGGGGCAACTTTGCCACGCACTTCAATTTTCATATTTTTAGCACGGCTTTGTTTTAAGGTTTGGGTAGCAAGAACGTGTTCCACTTCTGATGTACCAATCCCAAACGCTAATGCGCCAAATGCGCCGTGCGTGGCAGTGTGGGAATCCCCACATACGATAGTCATTCCCGGTAAGGTTAAACCTTGCTCTGGCCCCATAACGTGAACGATACCTTGTTGTTTGGTGTTCATATCGAACAATTCAATCCCTGTATTGGCACAGTTTTTGGCAAGTTCTAATACTTGGATTTTGGCTTGTCCTTCTAATTTATTTACATCACGCACTTGTGTTGAAATGCTGTGATCCATTGTACCAAAGGTTTTACCCACTTGACGCACTTGGCGATTGGCAACACGCAATCCGTCAAAGGCTTGTGGGCTGGTTACTTCGTGAATTAAATGGCGATTGATGTATAAAATCGGTGTTTCGCCTTCTGATTCGTAAACGATGTGGACATCGAATAATTTG comes from the Avibacterium avium genome and includes:
- the recR gene encoding recombination mediator RecR, whose translation is MQTSPLLENLIDALRCLPGVGPKSAQRMAYHLLQRDRSGGMDLARALTAAMSQIGHCEQCRTFTEEEVCTICNNPRRQNTGLLCVVEQPSDIQAIEQTGQFSGRYFVLMGHLSPLDGIGPREIGLDLLNRRLQNEAFREVILATNPTVEGEATANYIAELCMQQNIKVTRIAHGIPVGGELETVDSNTLGHSFSGRREIQY
- a CDS encoding O-antigen ligase family protein, with the translated sequence MLNKRYSFGYLFVNTAVSIYFLSIFLFKRSYNIAPALLILAALILFITSKERKNIFKFNNEQKTLAFSYLFYFATLAFSVLFHHGKLNELDNPSRILLFLPIIPLLVNYKLSFHILIKVIPFSALLAGVIALIQRFYLGYEQAYSNVMHIQGGDMAMSLGVFSICISLYFWTNKNKKFALFILFCALMGMLGSILSTARGGWIGVPFILAFTLYIYRKKLPKYFFPILFSAISTFVVIVSLTNTGGIIDRINAAKADITQYVSSENTSTSVGARFDMWKASWIAIQEKPILGWGKQGIYDKKQELAKEGIISEYAASFVHNHNQFIDDTVKKGLIGLIALLFVFIVPLRFFISNLKTDNPELLCLSSLGIIHVISTMFYNFSQSFFSHNSGNIFYFFLIVIFYAAIKVLKNKN
- the leuD gene encoding 3-isopropylmalate dehydratase small subunit — encoded protein: MAGFKQHSGIVVPLDVANVDTDAIIPKQFLQAITRVGFGKHLFHEWRYLDAAGTQPNPDFVLNYPQYQGASILLARKNLGCGSSREHAPWALADYGFKVMIAPSFADIFYNNSLNNHMLPIRLSEEEIEEIFQWVWANQGASIDVDLEKMTVTVGEKVYPFELDEFRRHCLLNGLDNIGLTLQHENAIAEYEKNIPAFLR
- the leuC gene encoding 3-isopropylmalate dehydratase large subunit produces the protein MTKKTLYDKLFDVHIVYESEGETPILYINRHLIHEVTSPQAFDGLRVANRQVRQVGKTFGTMDHSISTQVRDVNKLEGQAKIQVLELAKNCANTGIELFDMNTKQQGIVHVMGPEQGLTLPGMTIVCGDSHTATHGAFGALAFGIGTSEVEHVLATQTLKQSRAKNMKIEVRGKVAPGITAKDIVLAIIGKTTMAGGTGHVVEFCGEAIRDLSMEGRMTVCNMAIELGAKAGLIAPDETTFEYLKGRPYAPKGKDWDDAVAYWKTLKTDEDAEFDTVIVLDAKDISPQVTWGTNPGQVIGIDQTVPNPAEMNDPVVRASAEKALAYIGLAANTDLTQVPVDQVFIGSCTNSRIEDLRAAAAVMKGRKVAENVKRVLVVPGSGLVKEQAEKEGLDKIFIEAGAQWRNPGCSMCLGMNDDQLGEWERCASTSNRNFEGRQGRNGRTHLVSPAMAAAAAVFGKFVDIRQVELL